The Bacteroidota bacterium sequence TTTTAGTAAACAAAAAATATTTGTTTACCTCAAGGGGACTTCTAAAAATAGTTAATTTCAAGGCGTAAGAAATTTTAATACCGCAGTTTACCATTGTAAATGAGGATTTTAAAATTTTGAAACAACGAAGAAATTTGCATTTTTAGATGTTCCCTCAATAAAGAAATGGAATCAAATAAGAAACACGCCAAAATCAGATTGAGCATCCGTTTTGTTAAGAGGCGGTAATGGAAGGAGGTTTGTATTGGTGCAATTTGCAAAAAACGCAGTTGTTTCTATTGTTTGAAATAAGGAAACAAAATGCAAATCAATTATTTTTTCAGTTGGAAGTAAAATTTTTACTTTTACAAAAACATTAGAAATTTTAAATGTTTCTGTTTTATCTTCGCAAGAGCAATCAACTTCTTGTTGATTGTTGCTCGATGCAGAAGTGTTGGTCATTTCGCAATGTTCCATATTGGTACAACAACTTTCTGCTTCTTGAAAAATGGCAGTGCTGTATAGTTTTCCGTGTGAATAATGTTTATTGATATTAATACCAATAAAACTTATCAGGAAAACGATTGAAACTAATATGTTAATGACTCTTTTCATTTCTTATTTATAATGGTTCAAAATTACACAAATAAATAATAAATCTCTTATACAATTTTGGATATTACTTATATTATTTTGAGATAAGTTTGTATAATGCAGATTTACAGCATATTATCGATTGAATTTCTTTCGTCTGGTTTAGTTTTTTTATATTCAGATAATGTAAAACCGGTAATTTTTTTAAACTGTTTTGATAAATGTGAAGCACTACTGTAATGAAGGCTAAATGCAATTTCAGAAAAGTTCAGTTCGTTATAATCCAATAATTCTTTAACTTTTTCAATTTTTTGAAAGATTATGAATTTTTCTATTGTTATACTTTCTTCTTTCGAAAAAATGTTTGAAATATATGAATATTGATATCCTAAATTTTTGCTTAGGAAATCCGAGATATTTATTTTTAAATCATCTGCCTTATTGTGATGAATTAAATCTACAACTAAAGTCTTTATTTGTTCTACAATTTTTTGGTTTTTATTTTGTATAATTTCAAACCCAATTGCTCTAAGCTCTTTATCAAGCGCGGCATAGTCGATATTTTCTGCTTCGATAACAGCTTCTCCAAGCTTTACTTTTGAAAATGGGATTTTAAGTTTAGTCAATGTTAGTTCTACTGCTGTTAAACAGCGAGGGCAAACCATATTTTTAATATAAATCGAGGTATTAATCATTAAGCAAATGTGTAAAATATGCATTGCTTATGTAAACAACTGTGGTTGCTAAGCGATAGAAACAGGAAGGGCAAGCACTCTCTTGTTTTTTTTGTGTGATGGCTCATCTGTTCTAT is a genomic window containing:
- a CDS encoding helix-turn-helix transcriptional regulator, translated to MHILHICLMINTSIYIKNMVCPRCLTAVELTLTKLKIPFSKVKLGEAVIEAENIDYAALDKELRAIGFEIIQNKNQKIVEQIKTLVVDLIHHNKADDLKINISDFLSKNLGYQYSYISNIFSKEESITIEKFIIFQKIEKVKELLDYNELNFSEIAFSLHYSSASHLSKQFKKITGFTLSEYKKTKPDERNSIDNML